The window TGGTGTGGGGGTCCCAGGGGTGGTTGTGGGGTGGTTCTGAGGTTCCTGAGGTGATTTATGGCGTCCCAGGGGTGGTCATGGGGTGATTTATGGGGTCCCTGGGGTGATTTATGGGGTCCCTGGGGTGGTTCGGGGGTCCCTGGGGTGGTCCCAGGGGTGGTCATGGGGTCCCTGGGGTTATTTATGGGGTCCCTGGGGTGGCCGCGGGGTGGTCTGGGGGTCTCTCACGTGGTTGTGGGGTCCCTGGGGTGCTCGTGGGGTCCCAGGGGTGGTCCTGGGGGTGGTCGAGGGGTCCTGGGTCTGGTTTTGGGGACCGTGGGGTGGCAGTGGGGTCCCTGGGGTGCTTGTGGGGTCCCAGGGGTGGTCgtggggtggttttggggtcccTGGGGTGGTCCCAGGGGTGGCCATGGCGTCCCTGGGGTGATTGATGGGGTCCCTGGGGTGGTCGAGGGGTGGCATTGGGGTCCCCAGAGTGGTTTTGGGGTCCCTGGGGTGGTCCCAGGATGGCCATGGGGTGGTCGCGGGGTCCGTGGGGGTGGTTGTGAGGTGGTTGTGGGGTCCCTGGGGGTGGTTGTGGGGTCCCTGGGGTGGTCCGAGGGGTGGCCATGGGGTCCCTGGGGTGATTGATGGGGTCCCAGGGGTGGTTGTGGTGTGGCCGTGGGGTCCCTGGGATGCCTGGAGGGTCCCTGGGGTGGCCGTGGGGTCCCTGGGGTGGCCGTGGGACATTTTGGGGCAGTCGCTGGGGCGAGCGTGGGGCAACTGGGACGAGCGTGGGGTGAGCGGGGTGAATATGGGATGACCCCGGGGTGCCCGTGGGGTGCCCGTGGGGTCCCCGGGGTGGCGGCGGGGTGGCCGCGGGGTCCCCgggtggctgtggggtggctgcaggTCCCTGGGTGGCGGCGGGGTGGCCACGGGGTGGCCGCGGGGTCCCCGGGGTGGCTGCGGGGTGGCTGCTGGGTCCCCGGGGTGGCTGCGGGGTGGCCGCGGGGTCCCCGGGTGGCGGCGGGGTGGCCGCTGGGTCCCCGGGGTGGCTGCGGGGTGGNNNNNNNNNNGACCGCGGGGTGGCCGCAGGTCCCTGAGGTGGCGGCGGGGTGGCCGCGGGGTGGCCGCAGGGTCCCGGGGTGGCGGCGGGGTGGCCGCGGTGGCCGTGGGGTGGCGGCGGGGTCCGCGGGGTGGCCGCGGTGGCCACGGGGTGGCCGTGCCGCGGTGTGAGCGGGGCTGTCGCAGCGCTGAAGGACGAGCGGTTCCAGCTGGCCGAGTTCACGCAGCGGCAGCTCCGCATCCAGCTCGCCCGCGCCCGCCTGGACGACGAGGGCGGCTACTTCTGCCAGCTCTACACCGAGGACACCCACCACCAGATCGCCACCCTCACCGTGCTcggtggggacacggggacggggacgcggggacacggggacgggggCGGGGGCGAGGACGGGGGCGCGGAGCTGGAGGCGGTTTCTCCGTCCTCCGTGCCACAAAGCCCGGCGCTGCCCGCGTCAGGGACAGCGTCTGGGGATGTTGGGGGCAtctggggacatttggggacgTCTGGGGACGTCTGGGGACGTCTGGGGCCGCTgacgccc is drawn from Oxyura jamaicensis isolate SHBP4307 breed ruddy duck unplaced genomic scaffold, BPBGC_Ojam_1.0 oxyUn_random_OJ60952, whole genome shotgun sequence and contains these coding sequences:
- the LOC118158903 gene encoding cell adhesion molecule 4-like gives rise to the protein GPGVAAGWPRWPWGGGGVRGVAAVATGWPCRGVSGAVAALKDERFQLAEFTQRQLRIQLARARLDDEGGYFCQLYTEDTHHQIATLTVLVPPDTPVVEVTEPAVEGGEVELSCVVPRSRPPATLRWYRDRRELKGGGTRGGHGDL